From the genome of Nicotiana tabacum cultivar K326 chromosome 17, ASM71507v2, whole genome shotgun sequence:
agtttttttaaaaaaagaaaaaattaaaatgacaatTCCGACCGATTCGAtcggaattttttttaaaaaaccctACCCGACCCCGTCCCCAAAAACAGAACTTCTCTTTTCTTCCTCCTTCTATCATCCTCCTCCTCTCTCCCTCTCATCCTTCTCCCTCGTCCCCAAAAACTTGCCCTTTAAatgtactctctctctctctctctctctctctctctctctctctctctctcatttccTCCTCCCTTCTCCCTCTCTTTCCTCCTCCCTTTTCcccttaattatttttaatatgttTTGCAGCAGTGGTTCTCCGCGCGGCAGCGGCAGCGGCTCAATCGACTTCTCCGATATTTTTTCCGTCAAGGTAAGTACTTCGTTGACATATATATCTTGTTTTCTTTGTTAAATTTTTAGTAATTTTCTATATATGAATATCCTAGCTAGTTGAAGTAGGTATGGTTGAAATTTTAGGGATTTTAATTTTTAATGATACATAATATAAAGCAAAAAGAGAAGAATATGTTGAATTAGGTATGGTTGAAATTTTGGGTTAAAGAATATGTTAGGAAATCCTAAATCTAATTTTGAATATGTTAAAAATATGTTGAATTAGTATTTGATTAacttaattatttttgaaataaaaaaggtGACATGTTGGCATAAAGTAATTGAGAACAACGATAGGAAAGAAGGAAAACAAACTCACTTTCACTTCCAACAGTAATTATATTAACTAGTTATAGTTTAAAGCTTTGGTGTAAAGTTTGTTGTACTAGGTTCATTGTTGcttgttagttttattattagaatgatattaaatttaaattttttcaattttaacaTTAAAATTAATTTGTAAATTTGAGAAATCATTAGTTAATTTGGATTATATGAACATTTGGTTTATTAATATTAGTTTGTTTACATAataattatgttttcatttcaggAAGATTATCATAAAAGGGTGGAAGAATGGCAACAAACTCAACCTCTTTCAACTCAACCAACACATGATGATATGGCTTCATTGTGGACAGAGGCAGCGGGTGGAGTAAACAAAGGCAGAGTTTACGGACTTGGAGTACGTCGACCTACAGGTCATCTAAACCCACTCTTAgccaattcttcttcttctcaaaatcaaGAATAGATGGAACATATGAGAAAAGAAATTCGTGATTTGAAGCAACACTTGGACTCCCAAACCCACTCTTAGCCATTTTCCAGTAGTGACACCCTCGTTGACAACACTTTTTACAAGCTGTCAAGAGGAGGCATTCGGACATTATTTGGATTTGTAGTGGAAAAAAGCATTTGAAAGTGAAGTTGTGTaatttggacataaatttcacTCGGAAAAAAGTTAAATTTTGTGAGTGAAACTATTAGATCTTGTGAAGTTGCATGCTTTCGTATCTTAATGCATTGCGCCAATAGTCATAAGTTGCTGTTCTTTTAGTCACAAACTGCTGTAATTTTAGAGGCATAGTTACATGCTTTTGCACCTCTAATTTATGCATTTATAATTTCACTTCCCTGAGATAATCCCTCTCGAATTTTTTTTTCATCTGATCCTTTTTCTCTCATCTTAATCATGAATCCTTTCTTCAATATTCCAAAATTCAGTGGGTGGTTCTATGCACTCAACAGAGTTCGAGTTCACCCTACTTTGAGTCAGAGTCCCCGTTATATGTGCCAAATTAGTGAGAATAATCTTGAAACTCACCCATGGCAATCCAAAGAGGGCCTAACGAGATGTTCTGCAAATTATTTTCCTTTGACACCAATTAGTTTCTTGGATAGAGCAGCTAAGGTTTTTAGAGACAGAACTTCAGTAGTGTATGGCTCTTCTGTTAAATACACTTGGGAACAGACTCATAACGGGTGTTTAAAGCTGGCTTCTGCTCTCTCTCAGTTGGGAATTTCTCGTGGGGATGTTGTAAGTTTCTTGTAACTAAAAGATTTCTGCTTATGACAGGAAATTTGTATGTGTAAGATAGTATTTTTCCTTATGCGCATTTCATAAAGAAAGGAAATTTGGATGATAATAACGAGAGCCTAAGAATTTGTGTTTGCCAAATAGGTTGTCCTTTTGTCATCAGCTTAACAGTCCATCTTATGAAGTGACAAGTTTCTCAATGGATGTCAATATAATCTTTAACCCCATCTAACTATTTTTTTTGGAACACTCTTAACAGTTTCATAGATTAGACAAATACTCTTTCATACTTGGAGTAGGAGAAAATTAGCTGGTTAAGGTAGTAATAGTTGACTAGGTTCACACTTTTTGTTCTTTAAAGTAAATCCATTCCCTTTACAAATATTAACTAGCTAGATTCATGTAGTGTTGTATCCTGCGTGtcttatagcccgtttggccaagcttcttttgaggcaaaaacacttttttttggTCCAAAATGCTTTTTTCTCAAATTaagttgtttggccaaacttttgaaaggaaaaaaagtgcttttgagaagcagaagcagttttggagaagcagaaaaaatagcttatctccaaaagcacttttttgaaaaacacttttgaaaaaaatacacttagaagcagttttttaaagcttggccaaacactaattgctgctcaggagtacttttcaaattaattagccaaacacaaattgcttcttGCCAAAAGTACTTCttagaaaaacacttttgagaaaaaataattctcaaaataagctgatttttgcatcttggccaaacgggctattacTCTTGATCATGTGGGATATAAAAACAAGGGGAGTGGATCATTTTCCTCAATCTGAATTGGTGTTTGTCTTTGCGCATGTGAAGTTTTCCTTTTGACTTCTTTTGGTAGATGTTGCTCGTGAAAGTAGAACATTCCATGTTGTTGCCATCCCCATTTAGCTAGACGATCTGCCACTTCTAAGGTTCACTTGAACATTCCATGTTGTTGCCATCCCCATTTAGCTAGACGATCCGACAAAAAACAGTTCTTTGGTGCACTGCTCAACTGAAAATGCTTTATTTGATCAAATGTGTTTTGcttattctttttcttcatgggtgtgtttggtacgaaggaaaatatttttcggaaaatgttttccaattttctAATATTTGGTtaacttaaatattttgaaaaatattttacatatttACTCTATCAAAAAGGAtgtaaaacatttttcaaaactcttaCCTTCTCTACCCTATTCCCCCATTAGTGTATGAAACTCTTCTGGCAACTGGAAACAATGATTTTGCTATAAGGTGGCCATTAAGTGAATTTGACCCTATTAGTGTTAACTATACTTCTGGGACAACACCACGGCCTATAGGAATTGTTTTCAATCACAGAGGTGCATATCTCAGTGCAATTGCTTCTTCTTTTATTCATGAGATGGACTCAATGCCTACATATCTTTACACACTACCAATGTTTCACTGCAACGGATGGTGCCTTGTTTGGGTTTTGGCTGCACTTGGTGGCACTAATATTTGCCTAAGACACGTCTCTACAAAGGACATATTTGATAACATATCCCTCCACAAGGTCACACATATGAGTGCAGCACCAACAGTCCTTAATATGATTGCAAATTCACCCCCAAGTGATCGAAAATCACTTTCTCACAAGGTTGACATAATGACAGGTGGTTCACCACCACCTCCGGATATCCTTTCCAAGATGGAGGAGTTAGGATTTTCCGTATCTCATCTATATGGGCTCACGGAAAATGGTCCCTGTACATCTTGCCTTTGGAAGCCAGAGTGGGAAACTTTACCTCCCGATAAAAGATATGTTCGTAAAGCAAGACAAGGAGTGCCACACTTTTCGATGCAGGAGGTTGATGTAAAAGATACTCCCACAATGGAGCGGGTGCCAAAAGATGGTAAGACTATGGGTGAAATTATGTTTAGGGGGAACACCGTGATGAGCGGATACTTAAAAGATCTTAAAGCAATAGAAGAAGCGTTTAGACGTGGATGGTTTCATAGTGGTGATCTTGCTGTGAGACATCCAGATGGATATATCGAAGTGAAGGATCGTATCAAGGATGTTATAATCTCGGGAGGTGTAAATATTAGCTCTGTTGAGGTGGAAAGAGTTTTGTGCAGTCATCCTGCTGTCCTTGAAGCAGCTGTAGTAGCAAGACCAGATGATCATTGGGGGCAGACACCTTGTGCATTTGTGAAGTTGAAGGAAGGATTCAACGTTGATGCTCAAGAAATAATCAGCTTCTGTCGAGATCATTTACCTCATTATATGGCACCTCGGACTGTCATTCTCTAAGATCTGCCAATAACTTCTACTGGAAAAGTACAAAAGCTTATCCTAAGGGAAAAAACAAAGGCTTTGGGCAGTCTTtcttaaatcaaacaaaacagCAGTCCTCTCTATGCATCATTTGAAGCTAAGAAATATTTCCACTGGTTTTACTGGTTTTTCAACTATGCTGATACAAGTGCTAAAAAGTCTTGTGCAGCTTTGTGTTATGACCACAAAACATCAGGTGTCATGCATGACCTAGTAAAACAAATCTTGAACGATGATAAATCAGACAGTAAAAAAGAAATCtatcaaaagagacacaaatatttaacgtggttcggccAATTGACCTACCTTCACGGGCGGACATGAACAATccactataataaaaaaaatacaaaatatcgagagaacaacctcacgaagagtcaaacacaagtgacacactaacacttatcccgtaaagttctccccctaaacacgactTTCAAACCCCATATAACTACATTGTGGATGTTACTGAATGAGAATGAAGGattctcaatttatagaagtcgaAATCTTTTCCTAAAAGAAAatggactagccaaatatgagagatttataattttcttctacaaaaaggaaaacccaattatGGTAAATAGTTTGCCCTTTCGTGCAACAGATAGAAAAAACCAAATATAGTAAAAAAATTAAGacaacacctaacaattctcccccttggcCTAAATTTCCTGACAAAATAATTTTAATCCATCTTCTTCACATAACCTTCAATATGTCGCATCTCCAAATCCCCACCACAAAATTTGTCTCAATGTGAGTAGTACTCCAAtcaaatttctcagacaaaaaTCATGATTACCGTCAAATATGTTACGACTAGAACTAAACCCGCCAAGAtgaaccttgctctgataccacttgttaggaccgaAATTATCAGGTGTCATGCGGGAGCTAGTAAAGTaaaccttgaacgacgataaatcagacaacaaaagagatatataccaaaagagacacaaatatttaacgtaGTTCAATCAATTGGCCTACGTCCatggcggagatgagcaatccatataaaaagagagtacaaaatattgagagaacaacctcacgaaaagacaaacacaagtgacacactaatacttgtcccgtaaagttctcctcctaaacacgactctcaaaccccTTACGACTACATTGTGCATGCTGttgaatgagaaggaaggatcctcaatttatagaagtccaaaccttttcctacaagaaaaaatGACTACCaaaatatggaagaattataattttcttctacaaaaagaaaaactcaattatggtaaatatattGTCCTTTCCTTCAAgaaataggaaaaccaaatatggtaagaaaataagGACAACCCCTAATAATTCTCCTCCTTAGtctgaattttctgacaaaataaatctgatccaccttcttcacatagccttcaacaggttgcatctccaaatctccaccacaaagtttgtATCAACGTGAATAGTACTCCAgtcaaatttctcagacaaaaTTACGATTACCGTCAAATAGGTTGCGGCTAGAACTAAACCCGccaagatgaacctgtcttgAACCTCGCTCTAATACCACTTGTTAGGACAAAAACAAAAGCAGGTGTCATGCAGAAGCTACCACATAATTTCTCTCATAAAAACATATAAATTATCATGTTTCCTCCATAGTTTTAACTTTATTTTGCAGAAATAATTATAGAAGAATTGTTGTGCGcaacatgaaaaaagaaaaataaatattcaagaaaaatacaacaaagaagTGTAAGATCGAGCTATGATTCATTACTGTCGTAATAATGCACCAAGTCTCGATTTGCCATGATGAAATCTAAACTTAGAATAACAAAATTCTCATCTCTACAAATTCAAATTCTATATTTGCAATGGAAATCTAGCATCAAATCGAGAATTCGAATTCTCATATCTGCAAATGCAAAATCTAGATTTGCCATGGAAATCTAGCACCAAATCGAGAAGTCATCACGAAATTTTCTTATATAAAAAGATGGTGCCCGATCAGAGTAGAGAGGGCAGTAGATAGAAAACTTAGAGCTAGATGTCTGAATCCAATTTCTTAATAAGCTTctctattttatttctttcactaGTATCGagttatcttttcttttaaatcacAATAGTGGTTCAGTTGTTGTTTCTAAATAAATTTCAGTGTAGGAAATTACTCTAGTTCCTGCTTTTAATTAAATAGGGAGAATTATTcttcttgaatatttctttctattttcttatttaatggaCAAGAATATTTTCATTGTTAGTACTAATTCCAGTATGGAGTAATTTTTCTTGTGTTGGGAGAAAGACGGatcttaatatttctatataatagtagatattatTCTTCAAATTCACATGCTTGAGCTAAAATTTATTTAACTTTTATCTGCTTTTACAGTTAGACGTTATTTAATTTAATAACATCTATCTATCTTATACTACATATTAACTGTTAATTCTGAAATCGAGAGAGGCGGAAGAAATAATATAGTTAAGTGTAGTATTGATAAATGTTAATATTTATTCAATAACATCTATCtcttttatgttataattaattttacacttatttgtaatcgagagaggcgaaTAGTGTAATAATCAGTCATAACAGGTAGGGTAACCGAAAGAGACTTACTAACAAGAGCGCGTTTTAGTTCAATCATATATTTCTGGTTCTTCAATAGTACTAGTTTGAAGATTAATTTGTATAACCGAGAGGattgcaattaattattcaacttaagtaataatatatatttgtaatcgtgagaggcatttatacatttttgagaaatagaattgaagaataataattctattatataatagaaatattaagtgaagttaagatcccaacacctttttattatatttgtgaaaaataaaatattttctattgctttattcatgcatttttagttagttaatttacaactcaacactttttaattttctaaaatagtaattaaaacaagaaaGGTCTCtagaataaataaaccaatctctgtgggttcgacatctgtCTATACTATTATTTGATAGAGTATGAGTTAGAATTTTATATACGCTAGACACTCATCAatattttggcgccgttgccggggattggctaAAGTCTACTATAGATTAATTGTTTTACTACTAATTtgagattattattatttttgtctaattattttatcttttctGCAGAAATTTCAGAAAGTGTATGACTCGTTCCTCTTCTAGAGAACTAGTCGAATACGAACCTGAAATTAAAAACTTCTTACGGTTGTTGCGAAAAAAACAAACCTCACgatctcaaattttcacatcagAGGAAATGGAGAACGAAGAACTCAATAACCAACTTCCACCACATCAAGTAGAAGAGCAGTTTGATGAGGTGGCACCATGACGTGATAGAATACTCCGTGATTATGTAAGGCCAGATCATTTTGAAGGAGAATCAAGTGTGAGGAGACCACCAATTGCAGCAAACAACTTTGAAATCCACACAGGCTTGATTCAAACCATTCAACAGTCATGTCACTTTGTtgatgatgcaagtgaagatccTCACACCCATCTAATTGATTTTCTTGTATTAGTCGAAACTTGCAGGTACAATGGAGTTATAACAAATGCTATCAAGTTACggctttttcctttttcattaaaaGGTGAAGCCAAAACATGGTTCGAAGCCTGCCTAGAGGTTCCATTACAACAGGGGACCAAATGACCCAAAAATatcttaataaatatttttcacctgcaaaaataattaaaataaagcaagaaataaataattttatgcAGACAGATACTGAATATGTATACCAGGCATGGGAAAGATTAGCAGTAATGTTAAGAAAATGCCCACATTATGGTATCCAAGATCCTgacattttatatattttctatcACGGTCTTAAACCCTCTGCTAGAAATGTAATTGATACAACATCAGGAGGATCAATAATGGGAAAAACTACTGCAGAATCAATGCAATTGCTTAATGACATTTCGGAAAATGCTGTTCAATGGCCCTCAGACAGAATGATTATCAAGAAAACAGTAGGAGTAAATCAAGTTGAAGCTTGGAATTCATTGACACAACAAATTGCGAACTTCACACAAAAAGTTGAGGCCTTTCATGTAGGTGCTCActaaggctgtccaacgggacgggccgTTCCGTCCCGGTCCCGTCCCGCGTCCCGTCCCGTTCCACTTAATTCTAAACGGGATGGGCCCATGTTAAACGGGACATAGGATGGGACGGGATGGCCATTTtgtcccgtttgtcccgtcccgtcccgtcccgtcccgcgtcCTATTTGtttttgtgcattatatacaagaaacttataatcctgcttttcaaggttttcctaagacca
Proteins encoded in this window:
- the LOC107779054 gene encoding isovalerate--CoA ligase AAE2-like — translated: MNPFFNIPKFSGWFYALNRVRVHPTLSQSPRYMCQISENNLETHPWQSKEGLTRCSANYFPLTPISFLDRAAKVFRDRTSVVYGSSVKYTWEQTHNGCLKLASALSQLGISRGDVVMYETLLATGNNDFAIRWPLSEFDPISVNYTSGTTPRPIGIVFNHRGAYLSAIASSFIHEMDSMPTYLYTLPMFHCNGWCLVWVLAALGGTNICLRHVSTKDIFDNISLHKVTHMSAAPTVLNMIANSPPSDRKSLSHKVDIMTGGSPPPPDILSKMEELGFSVSHLYGLTENGPCTSCLWKPEWETLPPDKRYVRKARQGVPHFSMQEVDVKDTPTMERVPKDGKTMGEIMFRGNTVMSGYLKDLKAIEEAFRRGWFHSGDLAVRHPDGYIEVKDRIKDVIISGGVNISSVEVERVLCSHPAVLEAAVVARPDDHWGQTPCAFVKLKEGFNVDAQEIISFCRDHLPHYMAPRTVIL